The following coding sequences are from one Planctomycetota bacterium window:
- a CDS encoding glycosyltransferase family 4 protein encodes MKVLHLYNDWKWTGPSEPVLNLCKGLKTQGLEIHIACLAAPDNKDRTLPSKAAQAGIPLLTLATPAKYLSIFYLKPHINALAKYIEASHNFDIIHCHSALDHYYASKLKTRFPTVKIIRTNHKGYPLESTWTNKSLMKKAINGYITLSKNLAETDRKNFGLAPEKTAAIPSGIDISVFTNSTKPVCLTNIKGNDIVIGIVARVQRHRRFHIIIEAMQSIIKEMPNVKLVVVGRGTYYNQLVTEPVKRLGLENNVISAGYRTNDYLDILNTFDFGLFLVPGSDGSCRAALEIMASGKPLIVANRGILPEIVDDDKNGLVIDDTPNNLTQAILKLAKDRQLRERFGQSARAKVEQQFTLERTVRLTQEIYQNISK; translated from the coding sequence ATGAAGGTACTCCATCTATATAACGACTGGAAATGGACCGGGCCGAGCGAGCCGGTGCTCAATCTCTGCAAGGGCTTGAAAACCCAGGGGCTGGAAATTCATATTGCCTGCCTGGCCGCTCCTGATAACAAGGACAGAACGCTCCCTTCTAAGGCAGCCCAAGCCGGCATTCCCCTGTTGACCCTGGCTACCCCTGCCAAATACCTGTCCATATTTTATCTCAAGCCACATATAAATGCGTTGGCGAAATATATCGAGGCGAGCCATAACTTTGATATCATCCACTGCCACAGCGCACTGGACCACTACTACGCCTCGAAACTAAAGACCAGATTCCCTACTGTTAAAATCATCCGCACTAACCACAAGGGCTATCCGCTGGAATCGACCTGGACCAACAAATCCCTGATGAAGAAAGCCATTAACGGCTATATCACTCTATCCAAAAACCTGGCAGAGACGGACCGAAAGAACTTCGGCCTGGCGCCGGAAAAAACTGCCGCCATCCCTTCCGGCATTGATATCTCCGTATTTACCAACAGCACAAAACCCGTCTGCCTGACTAATATCAAAGGAAACGACATCGTCATCGGCATCGTGGCCCGGGTTCAGCGCCACCGCAGATTCCATATTATAATAGAAGCAATGCAATCAATTATAAAAGAGATGCCCAATGTCAAGTTGGTCGTTGTCGGCAGAGGCACTTATTATAATCAATTAGTCACCGAACCGGTCAAACGGCTCGGATTAGAGAACAATGTTATCTCAGCCGGATACCGGACTAATGATTATCTGGACATACTCAACACCTTTGACTTCGGATTATTCCTGGTACCGGGTTCGGACGGCTCGTGCCGAGCGGCGCTGGAAATAATGGCATCCGGCAAACCGCTCATCGTGGCCAATCGGGGCATCCTGCCGGAGATTGTGGATGATGATAAGAACGGATTGGTCATTGACGATACGCCCAATAATCTGACGCAGGCCATCCTGAAACTGGCCAAAGACCGGCAACTCCGGGAACGATTCGGCCAATCCGCCCGCGCGAAAGTTGAACAACAATTTACCCTGGAACGGACCGTCAGGCTCACACAAGAAATCTATCAAAACATAAGTAAATAA
- the rpmA gene encoding 50S ribosomal protein L27 has protein sequence MAHKKGGGSSRNGRDSNSQRRGIKCYDGEVVTSGSILVRQCGTPFKPGLNVGIGRDNTLFALKNGIVKYLSGNRVTILPQN, from the coding sequence ATGGCTCATAAGAAAGGCGGCGGGTCAAGCCGCAACGGCCGGGACAGCAACAGCCAACGACGCGGCATTAAATGCTATGACGGCGAGGTGGTCACCTCAGGATCCATCCTGGTGCGCCAGTGCGGGACACCATTTAAACCCGGGCTTAATGTCGGCATCGGACGCGATAACACCCTCTTCGCCCTGAAAAACGGTATTGTGAAATACCTCAGCGGCAACCGGGTTACTATTCTGCCCCAGAATTAA
- a CDS encoding FHA domain-containing protein gives MVELTLTFERRPVNTFNVDKDIILIGRDPTCDVRIDNVGISRHHARIEKHDNIYTLFDLGSSNGTYVKGQKITQYNLNSGDEINIWNFSIFFKLPESEQVKTAKDTAPQKIDIDATIAIDRKQLDLRQKERSSALLAHLSYTDKKKGNLTFAIMKTTTFFGKSPKCEFPISGFFVQHRQAAIIRDEIGFRFINFGNSARGTVNNQDVDDYRLKNGDSIKIGSQTFKFNEGLPAK, from the coding sequence ATGGTAGAATTAACATTGACCTTTGAACGCCGCCCGGTTAACACCTTTAATGTGGATAAAGATATTATCCTCATCGGCCGCGACCCGACCTGCGACGTGCGCATCGACAACGTCGGCATCTCCAGGCACCACGCCAGAATAGAAAAACACGATAATATTTATACCCTGTTTGACCTGGGCAGCAGCAACGGAACCTATGTCAAGGGCCAGAAAATCACTCAATACAACCTCAATAGCGGGGATGAAATCAATATCTGGAATTTCTCCATCTTCTTCAAACTGCCCGAATCTGAGCAGGTAAAAACGGCAAAAGATACCGCCCCCCAGAAGATAGATATTGACGCCACCATCGCCATAGACCGCAAACAACTGGACCTCAGGCAGAAGGAACGTAGTTCCGCCCTGCTGGCCCATTTGAGCTATACGGACAAGAAGAAAGGCAACCTGACCTTTGCCATAATGAAGACCACCACTTTCTTCGGCAAGAGCCCCAAGTGCGAGTTCCCCATCTCCGGCTTTTTCGTCCAGCACCGCCAGGCCGCCATTATCAGGGATGAAATCGGCTTCAGGTTTATCAATTTCGGTAATAGCGCCAGAGGCACGGTCAATAACCAGGACGTCGACGATTACCGCCTGAAAAACGGCGACTCTATCAAAATCGGCTCCCAGACCTTTAAGTTCAATGAGGGATTACCAGCCAAATAA
- a CDS encoding trypsin-like peptidase domain-containing protein — protein MKKAVLLIALVSCLFALQATPEDKPSRSIDFESIIENTKEKVFPALIYVKPVLEEYERGERKQILVAGSGVLISPDGYAVTNNHVIEKATRIKCVLFDNRMLSAKLIGRDKSTDIALIKIEAEKENGIFPYVEFGNSDELKEGHFVMALGAPWGLERSISLGIVGNARRFLGDTSSEYSLWIQTDASINPGNSGGPLVNTSGKIVGINTLGSFFGGDMAFSVPSNTVKRVVERLKKDGEIKRSWTGIRLQPLRDIDKETFFASDKGVLVASIDDNSPAQRAGLKPGDLILKINNKEINGLYDTDLPEIRWFLGDLPLNVENEFQIKRGAETLTVKITPREKGKVEGDDFDCKRWDMTVKEINEFADPDLFIFRKKGIYIQGVQYPGNASNAGFYTREIIVKVDKQEITFLDDMKKIYEKIMADDKREKKVLIETLRNGKTMFIPLKYHTDYDKE, from the coding sequence ATGAAAAAAGCTGTTCTTCTAATAGCACTTGTCAGTTGTTTGTTCGCTTTACAGGCCACGCCAGAAGACAAACCGTCGCGCAGTATTGACTTTGAATCAATCATAGAGAACACCAAGGAAAAAGTCTTTCCGGCGCTTATCTACGTCAAACCGGTTCTTGAGGAATATGAACGCGGCGAGCGCAAACAGATTCTGGTGGCGGGCAGCGGCGTGCTGATCAGCCCGGACGGTTACGCCGTTACCAACAATCACGTGATTGAGAAAGCCACCCGGATAAAATGCGTGCTCTTTGACAACCGGATGCTTTCGGCAAAACTGATTGGCCGCGATAAATCTACTGATATTGCCCTTATCAAAATAGAAGCGGAAAAAGAGAATGGGATATTCCCGTATGTGGAATTTGGCAATTCGGATGAACTGAAAGAGGGCCATTTTGTCATGGCGCTCGGCGCCCCCTGGGGCCTGGAGCGCTCTATCTCGCTCGGCATCGTGGGCAACGCCCGGCGTTTCCTGGGAGACACGTCCAGTGAATACAGTTTATGGATTCAAACCGACGCCTCTATCAATCCCGGCAACTCCGGAGGCCCGCTGGTCAACACTTCGGGCAAAATAGTTGGTATTAACACCTTGGGCTCATTCTTCGGCGGCGACATGGCATTTTCGGTGCCTTCTAACACCGTAAAAAGAGTGGTGGAACGCCTGAAGAAAGACGGCGAGATAAAACGTTCCTGGACCGGCATCCGGCTCCAGCCGTTGCGCGATATTGACAAGGAAACATTCTTTGCCAGCGATAAGGGCGTTCTGGTGGCCAGTATCGACGACAACTCTCCGGCCCAGCGGGCCGGATTAAAACCGGGCGATCTGATACTCAAGATTAATAATAAGGAAATAAACGGGCTTTATGACACCGACCTGCCTGAAATCCGCTGGTTCCTGGGCGACCTGCCGCTGAATGTGGAAAACGAATTCCAGATTAAACGCGGGGCGGAAACCCTCACCGTTAAAATCACTCCCCGGGAAAAAGGCAAGGTGGAAGGCGATGATTTTGACTGCAAGCGCTGGGATATGACCGTCAAGGAGATTAACGAATTCGCCGACCCGGATTTATTCATCTTCCGCAAAAAAGGCATCTACATCCAGGGAGTTCAGTATCCGGGCAATGCGTCCAATGCCGGGTTTTACACGCGCGAGATCATCGTCAAGGTGGACAAACAGGAAATAACATTTCTTGACGACATGAAAAAGATATACGAGAAAATCATGGCGGATGACAAAAGAGAAAAGAAAGTGCTTATTGAAACACTCCGTAACGGTAAGACCATGTTTATCCCATTGAAATATCATACGGATTACGATAAAGAATAA
- a CDS encoding biopolymer transporter ExbD: MRIKRVNMSDGAGMNMTPMIDIVFQLIVFLMLASDFANLKIDALNLPVAEVATSDDHPDPNRVTVNILHEPPVGLVCSQLEYDHEKLIRTCNSDAHWKIKVNGEELTQVRLKEILTVEGNINKDKPLMIRPDSGAPYRFLASVLQAASEAKLWNMEIGARRPAK, from the coding sequence ATGAGAATAAAAAGAGTTAATATGTCCGATGGGGCCGGGATGAATATGACCCCGATGATTGATATCGTGTTCCAGCTGATTGTTTTCCTGATGCTGGCTAGTGATTTTGCCAACCTGAAAATCGATGCCTTGAATCTTCCGGTGGCCGAGGTGGCCACCTCGGACGACCATCCTGACCCGAACCGGGTGACGGTCAACATTTTGCATGAACCGCCCGTCGGCCTGGTCTGCAGCCAGTTGGAATACGACCATGAGAAACTAATCAGGACGTGCAACAGCGATGCGCACTGGAAGATAAAGGTCAACGGTGAAGAATTAACCCAGGTGCGGTTAAAGGAGATTCTGACCGTGGAGGGTAATATAAATAAAGACAAACCCTTGATGATCAGGCCGGACAGCGGGGCGCCGTACCGGTTCCTGGCCTCGGTATTACAGGCCGCATCTGAGGCGAAACTGTGGAATATGGAAATCGGTGCCAGGCGGCCGGCGAAATAG
- a CDS encoding TolC family protein, which translates to MIKKTIVLMLWVLVLIPVMISAEGQGNNLSMPQFDAGLSLEQSIEIALANNRQMLIAQEGMNYADARLSEASARKYPTLSSTASYTRLDEVATVSIGPGVSGTMGDVNNAKGELSIKQPIYSGGRISAGVESALLGKTVQSNQKDDITTRVIFLVKKVYYDVLLNEAIVEVNRKSESVSRAHLENIRKLFEQGQSSRYELLRAQVQLTNIQAMRIQSETNIQNVKLVFMNTIGLPLEKSEALKLTGKLNLPAGGDGVRDVLEHSAKLEEAFHNRADLKIAQLKIDMQKQSIVLAESEGKPAFNLIGNFGYEYPSRKKFLTQAWGDYWSVVTAASIPVFEWGRIKARIRQEESLLKQAEIAEMDIRERIKLEVRQSVSSVKDSVVLIETQTENIKQAEEGLRLAEIGYKNGVNTQLEVLDTQMALDTASKNYVQSLYQYNLAKANLDLVTGK; encoded by the coding sequence ATGATAAAGAAGACGATTGTTTTGATGCTGTGGGTTTTGGTGTTAATACCGGTGATGATATCGGCCGAGGGGCAGGGAAATAACCTGTCGATGCCTCAATTTGATGCGGGTCTTTCTCTGGAACAGAGTATCGAAATAGCCCTGGCCAATAACCGCCAGATGCTGATTGCCCAGGAGGGCATGAATTATGCGGATGCACGTTTAAGCGAGGCCAGCGCCCGCAAGTATCCGACCCTTTCATCCACCGCTTCTTATACCCGGCTGGATGAGGTGGCCACTGTGTCAATAGGACCGGGCGTTTCCGGCACGATGGGCGATGTGAATAATGCCAAAGGCGAACTGTCCATCAAGCAGCCCATCTACAGCGGCGGACGCATCAGCGCCGGCGTTGAGTCCGCACTGCTGGGCAAGACCGTCCAGTCAAACCAGAAAGATGATATCACCACGCGGGTGATATTTTTGGTAAAAAAGGTATATTATGACGTTCTTCTTAACGAAGCCATCGTTGAGGTAAACCGGAAGAGTGAATCTGTCAGCAGGGCTCATCTCGAGAATATCAGGAAACTCTTTGAACAGGGGCAGAGCTCCAGATACGAATTATTGAGGGCGCAGGTCCAATTGACCAATATCCAGGCCATGCGGATTCAGAGCGAAACCAATATTCAGAACGTCAAGTTGGTTTTCATGAATACAATCGGGCTGCCTCTGGAAAAATCAGAGGCGTTAAAACTCACCGGCAAGCTTAATCTACCGGCAGGCGGCGATGGCGTCAGGGATGTCCTGGAACATTCTGCCAAGCTGGAAGAGGCATTTCATAACCGGGCTGACCTGAAGATTGCCCAGTTAAAGATTGATATGCAGAAGCAGTCGATTGTTCTGGCCGAATCCGAAGGCAAGCCGGCATTTAACCTGATAGGTAATTTCGGCTACGAGTACCCGTCACGAAAGAAGTTTCTTACGCAGGCCTGGGGCGATTACTGGAGTGTCGTGACTGCGGCATCCATCCCGGTATTTGAATGGGGCCGGATAAAGGCGCGCATCCGCCAGGAAGAATCGTTGCTCAAGCAGGCGGAAATCGCCGAGATGGATATCCGGGAAAGGATTAAACTGGAAGTCCGGCAATCCGTGTCTTCAGTCAAGGATTCCGTGGTTCTCATTGAAACGCAAACTGAGAATATTAAACAGGCCGAAGAAGGCCTGCGTCTGGCCGAGATTGGTTATAAGAACGGGGTAAACACACAGCTTGAGGTGTTGGATACCCAGATGGCGCTGGACACGGCTTCGAAGAATTACGTCCAGTCGCTTTACCAGTATAACCTGGCCAAGGCCAATCTGGATTTAGTAACCGGGAAATAA
- a CDS encoding TetR/AcrR family transcriptional regulator, which translates to MKRKELIKEIKLRRRRDIIAAATDVFAKNGYHLADVEVMADKLGVGKGTIYRYFPSKEKLFTAVMEQMMHQLADEIAANAEGITNPVERLKTVIRSHMSFFSRNFNLMEIFIHYRSAYKEHSKSIYMKYYGRGLKRVEALIQKCIDQKLMKNIPARAVTNLLIDVFYGILFTTFLGGNKQTFVEKGKYLEEVFINNLLI; encoded by the coding sequence ATGAAACGGAAAGAGCTGATAAAGGAAATTAAACTGCGGCGTCGGAGAGATATTATCGCGGCCGCCACTGATGTCTTCGCCAAGAACGGCTATCATTTGGCCGATGTTGAAGTAATGGCCGACAAGTTAGGGGTGGGTAAGGGCACCATTTACCGCTATTTTCCTTCCAAGGAAAAACTCTTTACCGCCGTGATGGAACAGATGATGCACCAGTTGGCTGATGAGATAGCCGCCAATGCAGAAGGAATAACCAATCCGGTCGAGCGCCTCAAGACCGTTATCCGGAGCCATATGAGTTTTTTCAGCCGTAATTTTAACCTTATGGAAATATTCATCCACTACCGCAGCGCCTATAAGGAGCATTCCAAATCTATTTATATGAAATATTACGGCCGGGGGTTGAAAAGGGTGGAGGCGCTTATCCAGAAATGCATTGACCAGAAATTGATGAAGAATATCCCGGCCCGGGCGGTAACGAACCTTCTGATAGACGTTTTCTACGGAATTCTCTTTACTACTTTCCTGGGTGGAAACAAGCAAACCTTCGTGGAGAAGGGTAAATATTTAGAAGAGGTGTTTATTAACAACTTATTAATATGA
- a CDS encoding HEAT repeat domain-containing protein: protein MTNKALIVIVSALILGMAISDTAFSASPAQDLQNAIQKSDIKAVRKAVEELVRQNDETAFNALSSAALGLEGKPESADAYWGILNGIGRLTNKDVIPKITNLILKHKDSDLGRSLLFAMRNNQSPDVIPLLNAVIEKGTYEMKLAAIRQLGNIRIKESVEALINLLKTIDEKDKSKKELLDYVYASLNDLTRQPDKFHTNYTLWMEWWEKSKDKPAAEIIVQKKIFSGEGNVDKYRPMTAAQSLEKDKVIVVRNDRCDENIKKAGGKGFDCNFDHIQDILAALNIPYTLIGKSELEKESYSLDDKWALVFNCNLFAEHCCNPEHLKLPPPKKKLDLVRLWQCPGTENHINHKTELSDKTIKKIKRFVETGGYLFTEDLNIMEIVQRAFPKTISQSAFISERTVRILPEPAAVLHPYLKYVFEAPPIAQPPAMGQPAPSGETRSVPAPGALALESEWQIDDESPNIKINSQSDVVVLITSPQIAKQYKDEGAVAVTFRVIDPSFQATGGKDINYLPGGRVLHVMSHFGHQRSKVSEFALQNLLVNFLEELGQHKPKAPKTVKK, encoded by the coding sequence ATGACTAACAAAGCACTAATTGTTATTGTCAGTGCGCTGATCCTGGGCATGGCCATATCAGACACGGCATTCAGCGCCAGCCCGGCCCAGGACCTGCAGAACGCCATCCAGAAGAGTGATATCAAAGCGGTCAGGAAGGCAGTGGAGGAGCTGGTCCGGCAGAACGACGAGACCGCCTTTAATGCGCTGTCCTCAGCCGCTCTGGGCCTGGAAGGCAAGCCGGAGAGCGCGGATGCCTACTGGGGTATCCTGAACGGCATCGGTCGACTGACCAATAAAGATGTCATTCCCAAGATAACCAATCTTATCCTCAAACACAAGGACAGCGACCTGGGCCGGTCGCTCCTGTTTGCCATGCGGAATAACCAGTCGCCGGATGTGATTCCACTGCTTAACGCGGTTATTGAAAAGGGCACCTATGAAATGAAACTGGCAGCCATCCGCCAACTCGGCAATATCCGGATAAAAGAGTCGGTCGAGGCGCTGATTAACCTGCTCAAGACCATTGACGAGAAGGATAAGAGCAAGAAAGAACTGCTGGATTATGTCTATGCCTCTCTGAACGACCTGACCCGGCAGCCGGATAAGTTCCATACCAATTACACGCTCTGGATGGAGTGGTGGGAGAAGAGCAAGGACAAACCCGCGGCCGAGATTATCGTGCAGAAGAAGATCTTTAGCGGCGAGGGCAATGTGGACAAATACCGGCCGATGACCGCGGCCCAGTCATTGGAAAAGGACAAGGTCATCGTGGTGCGCAATGACCGGTGCGATGAGAATATCAAGAAGGCCGGCGGCAAGGGGTTTGACTGCAACTTTGACCATATCCAGGATATCCTGGCGGCTCTCAATATCCCCTATACGCTCATTGGCAAATCAGAGCTGGAAAAGGAGTCGTATTCGCTGGATGACAAATGGGCGCTGGTATTTAACTGTAACTTGTTTGCCGAGCATTGTTGCAATCCGGAGCATCTCAAACTGCCGCCTCCCAAGAAGAAACTGGACCTGGTCCGGCTCTGGCAGTGTCCGGGCACGGAGAATCACATCAATCACAAGACCGAACTGAGCGACAAGACCATCAAGAAAATCAAGCGTTTCGTGGAGACCGGCGGGTATCTGTTTACCGAAGACCTTAACATAATGGAAATCGTCCAGCGGGCCTTTCCCAAGACCATATCCCAGAGCGCGTTTATCAGCGAGCGAACGGTCAGGATACTGCCCGAACCGGCCGCGGTGTTGCATCCCTACTTGAAATATGTCTTTGAGGCGCCGCCCATTGCCCAGCCACCGGCTATGGGGCAACCGGCTCCGTCCGGAGAGACCCGTTCGGTGCCGGCGCCTGGTGCATTAGCGCTGGAGTCCGAATGGCAGATAGACGACGAGAGCCCGAATATCAAAATCAATAGTCAATCGGATGTGGTTGTGCTGATAACCAGTCCCCAGATAGCCAAGCAGTATAAAGACGAAGGCGCGGTGGCCGTGACCTTCAGGGTGATTGACCCGTCTTTCCAGGCCACGGGCGGCAAAGACATAAATTACCTGCCGGGCGGCCGGGTATTGCACGTGATGAGCCATTTCGGGCACCAGCGGTCCAAGGTGAGCGAATTCGCCTTGCAGAATCTGCTGGTAAACTTCCTGGAAGAGCTGGGCCAGCATAAACCCAAGGCGCCCAAGACGGTGAAGAAATAG
- a CDS encoding protein-L-isoaspartate(D-aspartate) O-methyltransferase, with the protein MRDYQPNKSYSTDPSQSYYLHQRQQMVESQLASRDIKDERVIHAFLKIPRHLFVDEKLSKQAYEDNPLPIGCNQTISQPYMVAFMLEHLDLHNGHRVLEIGTGSGYQTALLAELSRNIYTVDRLPELTESARKRLEQLGYHSIHYKTGDGSLGWDEFAPYDRIIVSAGSPQLPNKLIDQLTPDNGILLCPVGNEFSQDLIQIIKRHNSIEKNNFGSCVFVKLLGKDGWKE; encoded by the coding sequence ATGAGGGATTACCAGCCAAATAAATCTTATTCGACAGACCCCAGCCAATCATACTATCTACACCAACGTCAACAAATGGTGGAATCGCAATTAGCCAGCCGCGACATCAAGGATGAACGGGTTATCCACGCATTTTTGAAGATTCCACGGCATCTCTTCGTGGATGAAAAACTATCCAAACAGGCATACGAGGATAACCCCCTGCCCATCGGATGCAATCAGACCATTTCTCAGCCCTATATGGTGGCATTTATGCTGGAGCATCTGGATTTGCATAACGGCCATAGGGTCCTGGAAATCGGGACCGGTTCCGGTTATCAAACTGCCCTGCTGGCTGAATTGTCCAGGAACATCTATACCGTAGACCGGCTGCCGGAACTGACCGAATCAGCCAGGAAGCGGTTGGAACAGTTAGGTTATCATTCCATCCATTACAAAACCGGAGATGGCTCATTGGGTTGGGATGAATTTGCGCCGTATGACCGCATCATTGTCAGCGCCGGCTCTCCCCAGCTGCCAAACAAACTGATTGACCAATTGACCCCTGATAACGGCATCCTCCTCTGCCCGGTGGGTAATGAATTCTCACAGGACTTGATTCAGATAATAAAGCGCCACAATAGCATCGAAAAGAACAATTTCGGCTCCTGCGTTTTTGTTAAATTATTAGGAAAAGACGGATGGAAAGAATAG
- a CDS encoding HEAT repeat domain-containing protein has product MAKKHLISAVLVFMAGLFVAGYIFSAIPDKEWKQAQAEFLDEYNKAKTSVERAIAIRKLAETDHPGIVKVLIDTVLARELKENELLNIDIVASSLSRLSDPIAVDELITATKKTKLPEKIILIQSLGKISADGAKPLLLELLKNSDNLVKIAAIDALAESSPPEALDIITGCLESKAWEVKVSAISYLAKLKDDEAKQKALNVLRPRLNKETGRLRNDISEAINQLMVQTGTEGDNKNKMGGTFSFFDIPLEGDVVFVIDTSTSMEGKNKDGKDRWDKLVEQLKQSLEVMAKAKPAVKFNIIAYSERVGKFQDALVPVAENKEAAFKWLDGVKPGTMQAPGKLGAYTNIYDAVEMSLLGQSTAASQGQKIVITSGVPNPYTICLMTDGTANRGKYTNPDDILAALRILNQTRKIRINTIALDFGVAEAMGASGMGQMYGVDAALMEQIAKEHNGTCVKF; this is encoded by the coding sequence ATGGCAAAGAAACATCTCATATCAGCCGTTTTAGTTTTCATGGCCGGTTTATTCGTCGCGGGCTATATTTTCAGCGCCATTCCGGATAAAGAATGGAAACAGGCCCAGGCGGAATTTTTAGACGAATATAACAAAGCCAAGACATCGGTGGAACGGGCCATTGCCATCCGCAAGTTAGCCGAAACCGACCACCCCGGCATAGTCAAGGTCCTGATTGACACCGTACTGGCCCGGGAGCTGAAAGAAAATGAATTGCTCAATATCGATATCGTGGCCAGTTCTCTTTCCAGATTAAGCGACCCCATCGCCGTAGATGAATTGATTACCGCCACCAAGAAAACCAAACTGCCCGAGAAGATAATATTGATTCAGTCGCTCGGAAAAATATCAGCCGACGGAGCTAAGCCCCTGCTCCTGGAACTCCTCAAAAACAGCGACAACCTCGTCAAGATTGCGGCGATTGATGCGCTGGCTGAATCATCGCCGCCTGAAGCATTGGATATAATTACCGGCTGCCTGGAGTCCAAGGCCTGGGAGGTCAAGGTCAGCGCCATCAGCTACCTGGCCAAGCTCAAGGATGACGAAGCCAAGCAGAAAGCCCTGAATGTGCTCCGGCCCCGGCTCAACAAGGAAACCGGCCGCCTCAGAAACGATATCTCCGAAGCCATCAACCAGCTGATGGTCCAGACCGGCACTGAAGGCGATAATAAAAATAAAATGGGCGGCACTTTTTCCTTCTTTGATATCCCGCTGGAAGGCGACGTGGTATTCGTGATTGATACCAGCACCTCAATGGAAGGCAAGAATAAGGATGGCAAGGACAGGTGGGACAAGCTGGTGGAGCAACTCAAGCAATCATTGGAAGTGATGGCCAAAGCCAAGCCGGCCGTAAAATTCAATATCATCGCTTATTCCGAGCGGGTCGGTAAATTCCAGGACGCTCTTGTCCCGGTCGCGGAGAACAAAGAGGCGGCCTTTAAATGGCTGGACGGCGTCAAGCCCGGCACCATGCAGGCGCCCGGCAAACTCGGCGCCTATACCAACATCTATGATGCGGTGGAAATGTCGCTCCTCGGGCAATCCACTGCCGCCAGCCAGGGCCAGAAAATCGTCATTACCAGCGGCGTGCCCAATCCTTACACCATCTGCCTGATGACCGATGGCACGGCCAACCGGGGCAAATACACCAACCCGGACGATATCCTGGCCGCCCTGCGCATCCTCAACCAAACTAGAAAGATACGCATCAATACCATTGCGCTCGACTTCGGCGTGGCCGAAGCCATGGGTGCCTCCGGCATGGGCCAGATGTATGGGGTTGATGCGGCGTTGATGGAACAGATTGCCAAGGAACACAACGGCACCTGCGTCAAGTTCTGA